The Ramlibacter algicola genome segment CGGCCTCACGCTGCGGCTGGCGTTCACCACGACCGTCGTGCTGCTGGTGCTGGCGACGCCGCTCGCGTGGTGGCTCGCCCGTGCACGCACGCGCTGGGCCGCGGTGGTCGGCGCGGTCGTCGCGCTGCCGCTGGTGCTGCCGCCCACGGTGATCGGCTTCTACCTGCTGGTGGTGTTCGGCCCGCAGGGCTGGGGCGGGCAGGCGACGCACGCCCTCGGGCTCGGCTTGCTGCCCTTCACTTTCGGCGGGCTGGTGGTCGCATCGGTGCTGTATTCGCTGCCCTTCGCGGTGCAGCCGCTGCAAGCCGCCTTCGCCGCGCTCGGTCCGCGCCCGCTGGAAGCCGCCGCCACGTTGCGTGCCCGCCCGCTCGACGCGTTCTTCAGCATCGCCGTGCCGCTGGCGCGGCATGGATTCCTCACCGCAGGGATCCTCGCCTTCGCGCACACCGTCGGCGAGTTCGGCGTCGTGCTGATGATCGGCGGCAACATTCCCGGCCAGACGCGCGTCGTGTCGACGCAGATCTACGGCCACGTCGAGGCGCTCGAGTACGCGCAGGCGCACGGGCTGGCGCTCGCGATGGTGCTGTTCTCGTTCGCCGTGCTGCTCGCCCTGGCGCTGTTCGCGCGCCGCATGCCGCGGGTGGGGCCATGAGCGACGCGCGACTGCGGCTCGCCTTGCAGCGCCCGGGGTTCACGCTCGACGTCGACCTGCCGATGCCCGCCGACGGCATCACGGCGCTGTTCGGCCCCTCGGGCTCCGGGAAGACGACGGTGCTGCGCTGCGTCGCCGGCCTGGAGCGCGCGCGAGGCAGCGTGCGCGTCGCGGGCGAGACCTGGCAGGACGATGCGCAGCGAGTG includes the following:
- the modB gene encoding molybdate ABC transporter permease subunit; the encoded protein is MALDPADLQAIGLTLRLAFTTTVVLLVLATPLAWWLARARTRWAAVVGAVVALPLVLPPTVIGFYLLVVFGPQGWGGQATHALGLGLLPFTFGGLVVASVLYSLPFAVQPLQAAFAALGPRPLEAAATLRARPLDAFFSIAVPLARHGFLTAGILAFAHTVGEFGVVLMIGGNIPGQTRVVSTQIYGHVEALEYAQAHGLALAMVLFSFAVLLALALFARRMPRVGP